The DNA region CTCCGGTTCAGATCGGCAGACGCCGGAAAAGCGGGCGTGGCACATGCCGCAGCGCCGACATCACCGCCCGCAGCGACCCGGGCACCCACACCGTCTCCGAGCGCCGCCGCAGACCCGTCACGATGGCCTCCGCGACCGCGTCCGGGGTCGTGGTGAGGGGCGATGCCTCCAGCGGCGCCGAGGCGAACCGGGCCGAGGCCGACCGCGTCGCGGCGAGCAGGGCCGCCCCGCCCCGGGCCGCCGCCTGCACCGCTCCAGCCCGCACCGTTTCCGGGGCCCGCACCGTTTCCGTGGCCGCCTCCGGTCGTACGACGCCGGGGCGCACGACCATCACATGCACCCCCGTCCCGTGCAGCGCGTCCCCCAGCCCCTGCGTGAATGCGTCCAGCCCCGCTTTGCTGGACCCGTAGATGAAGTCGGCGCGGCGGACGCGTTCGCCCGCCACCGAGGACAGCACCACCATTGAGCCGTGCCCCTGCGCCTGGAGCGCGCCGGCGCACACCAGCCCGGCGGAGACGGCTCCCGTGTAGTTGGTCTGGGCGACCCGGACCGCGGCGAGCGGCTCCTCCTCGTCGCGCCCCTGGTCGCCCGCGATGCCGAAGGCGAGCAGCACCACGTCGATGTCGCCCTCGGCGAAGATCTTGCCGAGCGCGGTCTCGTGCGACTCGGAGTCCAGGGCGTCGAAGTCGACCGTACGGACGTCGGCGCCGCGTGCGCGCAGTTCGGCGGCGGCCGCATCGAGGGCGGGGGAGGGGCGCCCGGCCAGCCGGACCGTGCGGGTTCGTAGGGCGATCAGCCGCCGTGCGGTGGCCAGCGCGATCTCCGACGTACCGCCGAGGACGAGCAGGGACTGCGGGGCTCCGAAGGCGTCCTTCACAGGAACACTCCTTGCGACGTGGGGAGGGAGGGGCGGACAGCGGTGGTCAGAGCGACAGGCGGCGCGACAGGTCCGAGCGGAAGGCCCCGTCCGGGTCCAGCTCGGCGCGCAACGACCGGAAGTCGGCCAGCCTCGGATACATCGCGGCCAGCAGCTCCGGCCGGAGCCGGGAGTCCTTCGCCAGGCAGACCCGGCCGCCGGCCCCCGCCACTTCCTCGTCCAGCGAGTCCAGGAACCGGGCCAGACCGGGCAGGGCGGCGGGCAGGTCGAGGGCGAGCGTCCAGCCGGGCATCGGGAACGACAGCCAGCCCGGGTCGCCGGCGCCGAACCGCTTGAGCACCGCGTTCGACGACGGGCAGCGTCGCTGCGAGACCCGGCGCACGATCCGGCGCAGCGCCTCCTCCTGCCCCTGTCCGACGGCGAACTGGTACCGCACGGATCCGGCCCGCCCGAGGACCCGGTTCCACTGCGGCAGGCCGTCCAGGGGGTGGAAGAACGCGGCCAGCCGCTGGAGTTCGCCGATTCGGTACTTGGGGGCGCCGCGGTACCGGAGCTCGTTGAAGAGGGCGGCCGGGGCGCCGCCGAGCAGCGCCTCCGGTACGAGGGCGGGGGCGGCCGGCAGCGGTCCCGGGCGGAACGAGAGCGGTGTGCGCCGGGCGCGCGCCGGGAGCGCGTACCGGGGTACGTGCTCACCTCGGGTGAGTACGGAGCGCCCCGTCGCCCGGCCGCGGGCGCGGAGGTCGATCCAGGCGGCCGAGTAGCGGTAGCGGTGGTCCCCGGCCCAGAGCCGTTCCAGCAGGTCGTCCAGATCGACGGTGCGTTCGGTGTCGACCGACATCCACGAGCTGGTGACGCGGTGGCACCGGAGCGTGGCCGAGAGGATCACCCCCGTCAGGCCCAGGCCGCCCGTGGTCGCGTCGAAGAGACCGGTGCCGGGCCGGACCGTACGGATCTCGCCATCGGCGGTCAGCAACTCCAGCTCCTGGACGTGCCGGGAGAAGGAACCGGAGAGGTGCTGGTTGTGACCGTGGATGTCGGCGCCGATCGCGCCGCCCACGGTGACGTAACGGGTCGTGGGCGTGACGGGGACGAACCAGCCGAGCGGCAGCAGGACTTCCATCAGCCGATGCAGGCTGACCCCGGCGTCGCAGACCACGAGTCCGGCGCCGGCGTCGACGGTGCGGATCCGGTTCAGCGCGGTCATGTCGAGGACGGAGCCGCCCGCGTTCTGGGCCGCGTCGCCGTGGGCCCGGCCGAGGCCCCGGGCGATGGAGCCGCGGGGTCCGCAGCCGCGTACCGTCGCCGCCGCCTCCTCGTAGGAACGGGGGCGGAAACGCAGGGCGGTCGTCGGGGCGGTGCGGCCCCAGCCGGTCAGGGACACGGTGTCGACAGACATGACGGTGACCGTATCGCCCGAGAAAACCCTTTCGGGGTATTTGTTACAACACTCACTGGTATGGGTGATTGAAGAAGTGTCAGTCCGTACGGCAACGGGGGCCGGTGCCGGTTTTCCGCGCCCGGGAGGGTAGTCGTACGGCATGGACTGGCTGAAAAACCTCCCCGTCATCGGGCCGATCGTCTCCCGGCTGATGGCGACGCACGCCTGGCGTTCCTACGAGACGCTGGAGCGGGTCCACTGGGCCAGGCTCGCCGCCGCGATCACCTTCATCAGCTTTCTGGC from Streptomyces sp. NBC_01591 includes:
- a CDS encoding SDR family NAD(P)-dependent oxidoreductase; amino-acid sequence: MKDAFGAPQSLLVLGGTSEIALATARRLIALRTRTVRLAGRPSPALDAAAAELRARGADVRTVDFDALDSESHETALGKIFAEGDIDVVLLAFGIAGDQGRDEEEPLAAVRVAQTNYTGAVSAGLVCAGALQAQGHGSMVVLSSVAGERVRRADFIYGSSKAGLDAFTQGLGDALHGTGVHVMVVRPGVVRPEAATETVRAPETVRAGAVQAAARGGAALLAATRSASARFASAPLEASPLTTTPDAVAEAIVTGLRRRSETVWVPGSLRAVMSALRHVPRPLFRRLPI
- a CDS encoding FAD-binding oxidoreductase, whose amino-acid sequence is MSVDTVSLTGWGRTAPTTALRFRPRSYEEAAATVRGCGPRGSIARGLGRAHGDAAQNAGGSVLDMTALNRIRTVDAGAGLVVCDAGVSLHRLMEVLLPLGWFVPVTPTTRYVTVGGAIGADIHGHNQHLSGSFSRHVQELELLTADGEIRTVRPGTGLFDATTGGLGLTGVILSATLRCHRVTSSWMSVDTERTVDLDDLLERLWAGDHRYRYSAAWIDLRARGRATGRSVLTRGEHVPRYALPARARRTPLSFRPGPLPAAPALVPEALLGGAPAALFNELRYRGAPKYRIGELQRLAAFFHPLDGLPQWNRVLGRAGSVRYQFAVGQGQEEALRRIVRRVSQRRCPSSNAVLKRFGAGDPGWLSFPMPGWTLALDLPAALPGLARFLDSLDEEVAGAGGRVCLAKDSRLRPELLAAMYPRLADFRSLRAELDPDGAFRSDLSRRLSL